One segment of Cohaesibacter intestini DNA contains the following:
- a CDS encoding glycosyltransferase family protein, with the protein MARRNLNIRIMMYSHDTFGLGHLRRCRTIAHSLVEDFSGLEVLIVSGATIAGAYEYRARVDFVKVPSVIKLRNGEYSSMEKHIDIKQTLAMRSAIIRQSAEIFKPDIFIVDKEPMGLRGEVEETLRYLKAHDTRLVLGLRDVMDAPHLLDAEWARKETMDKIDHFFDEIWVYGPNDFYDPLTGLDVPQSVRDRMEFVGFLQRQTAMSDEGSHALDEGDFILVTTGGGGDGDDLVRDVLNAYHHDPSLTTRALIVLGPYLPAEDRHALIELGADIDHVDMIAFDSKMENLVAKAKYVVAMGGYNTFCEIMSFDKPALIVPRTEPREEQLIRTKRAEELNWVTMLLPEQSRDPATMAAALKKLIHQPAPSAHANGIKLDGLVNISDKIERLFVPDDNDAKSEAEKA; encoded by the coding sequence ATGGCACGTCGAAATCTGAATATTCGCATCATGATGTATAGCCATGACACGTTCGGGCTGGGGCATCTGAGGCGCTGCCGAACCATCGCGCATTCACTGGTGGAAGATTTCAGTGGTCTGGAAGTGTTGATTGTCTCCGGCGCGACGATTGCCGGTGCCTATGAATATCGAGCGCGGGTCGATTTCGTGAAGGTCCCCAGCGTGATCAAACTGCGCAATGGCGAATATAGCTCGATGGAAAAGCATATCGACATCAAGCAAACGCTGGCCATGCGCTCTGCCATCATTCGCCAAAGCGCCGAGATTTTCAAACCGGACATCTTCATTGTCGACAAAGAGCCCATGGGGCTGCGCGGCGAAGTGGAAGAGACCCTGCGGTATCTCAAAGCCCATGATACCCGGTTGGTGCTGGGCTTGCGTGATGTGATGGACGCGCCCCACTTGCTTGATGCGGAATGGGCCCGCAAGGAAACGATGGACAAGATCGACCATTTTTTCGATGAGATCTGGGTCTATGGACCGAATGACTTTTACGATCCGCTGACTGGCCTCGATGTGCCGCAGTCGGTGCGCGACCGGATGGAGTTTGTCGGCTTTCTGCAGCGTCAGACCGCCATGTCGGATGAAGGCAGCCATGCGCTCGACGAAGGGGACTTCATTCTGGTCACGACAGGCGGTGGTGGCGATGGGGATGATCTGGTGCGCGATGTGCTCAATGCCTATCATCATGATCCCAGCCTGACGACCCGAGCCCTGATCGTTCTGGGTCCCTATCTGCCAGCTGAAGATCGCCATGCGCTGATCGAGCTTGGCGCTGACATCGATCATGTCGATATGATTGCCTTTGACAGCAAAATGGAAAATCTCGTGGCCAAGGCCAAATATGTGGTCGCCATGGGGGGCTACAACACCTTTTGCGAGATCATGTCTTTTGACAAACCTGCCCTGATCGTGCCGCGGACAGAACCGCGTGAAGAACAATTGATCCGAACAAAACGCGCCGAAGAGTTGAATTGGGTCACAATGCTCTTACCTGAGCAGTCAAGAGATCCTGCCACCATGGCAGCCGCCCTCAAAAAATTGATCCATCAGCCGGCCCCCTCGGCCCATGCGAATGGCATCAAACTCGATGGGCTGGTCAATATATCCGACAAGATCGAGCGTTTGTTTGTGCCGGACGACAACGACGCAAAGAGCGAAGCCGAAAAGGCCTGA
- a CDS encoding cyclic nucleotide-binding domain-containing protein produces MPGQTLFARGDEGDFAFVVLSGQVDVFVDVGEGDRQKVREASNGDLIGEMSIIANRPHQKTAIAKTSTESLRIGKQCFLKVIEGCPKTSANVISHLGHRLSEETRSMENPVS; encoded by the coding sequence ATGCCTGGGCAAACCTTGTTTGCGCGGGGCGATGAAGGTGACTTTGCATTTGTGGTCTTGAGTGGTCAGGTGGACGTGTTCGTCGATGTCGGCGAGGGTGACCGTCAGAAAGTCCGGGAAGCTTCGAATGGGGATCTGATCGGCGAAATGTCAATCATCGCCAACCGCCCGCACCAGAAAACCGCCATTGCCAAGACATCGACAGAAAGTTTGCGGATTGGCAAACAGTGCTTCCTGAAAGTCATTGAGGGATGTCCAAAAACATCTGCCAACGTGATTTCCCATTTGGGGCACCGCCTGTCGGAAGAAACCCGCAGCATGGAAAATCCGGTTTCCTGA
- a CDS encoding polysaccharide lyase, whose product MRSQVAVSVLTLLASASMGLCAGDLAQAAPWDYRTKIEDGFEGSDFAHSCGLYYRQSKEQAAEGYAFQSDMVRDGKRALKLTVTPKCRPDEENCSERAEVWEKTVSRVPFDKGVWYGISVRFQAPMPKLHHRFVFAQWKRESGSTRMQAISPYLALRMKHGKIYATVETNAYPAQKSTKAGSLAECTAGDAPVWLRPHEGQMRALVAYEDGFQPKVGARFAACSNRIKITTYGHSMPSATSGWIDFAVYSKPGADGDGHLELFANGLHLATIRGHIGQKAEGLGPNQYFKFGLYRDPAPRSWTVFYDNFVRSADCMDVLKNEALCSSIKY is encoded by the coding sequence ATGAGAAGCCAAGTTGCCGTATCCGTTCTGACCTTGTTGGCGTCTGCTTCCATGGGCCTTTGCGCGGGCGACTTGGCGCAGGCGGCGCCTTGGGACTATCGCACAAAAATAGAGGATGGCTTTGAAGGCAGCGACTTTGCCCATTCCTGTGGTTTGTATTACCGACAGTCCAAGGAGCAGGCTGCCGAGGGATATGCCTTCCAGTCCGATATGGTCCGCGATGGAAAGCGGGCACTCAAACTCACGGTCACCCCAAAATGCCGACCTGATGAGGAAAATTGCAGCGAACGGGCCGAGGTTTGGGAGAAAACGGTTTCCCGTGTGCCGTTCGACAAGGGCGTGTGGTACGGCATTTCAGTTCGCTTTCAGGCACCAATGCCAAAATTACATCACCGTTTTGTCTTTGCCCAATGGAAGCGGGAATCGGGCAGCACCCGGATGCAGGCCATCAGTCCCTATCTGGCCTTGCGCATGAAGCACGGCAAGATTTATGCAACCGTCGAAACCAACGCCTATCCGGCCCAAAAGTCCACAAAGGCTGGCTCTCTGGCCGAATGTACCGCCGGGGACGCACCGGTCTGGTTGCGGCCACATGAAGGCCAGATGCGGGCGCTGGTCGCATATGAGGATGGCTTTCAGCCCAAGGTCGGTGCACGGTTCGCTGCCTGCTCAAACAGGATCAAGATCACCACCTATGGTCACAGCATGCCGTCCGCCACCTCTGGCTGGATAGACTTCGCGGTCTATTCCAAACCGGGCGCCGACGGAGACGGTCATCTGGAATTGTTTGCCAACGGCCTGCATCTGGCTACAATCAGGGGCCATATCGGTCAGAAAGCAGAGGGCTTGGGTCCCAACCAGTATTTCAAATTCGGCCTGTATCGCGACCCTGCCCCGCGCAGCTGGACCGTCTTTTACGATAATTTCGTACGCTCGGCAGACTGTATGGATGTGCTGAAGAATGAAGCGCTTTGCAGTTCGATAAAGTATTGA
- a CDS encoding ABC transporter transmembrane domain-containing protein, translating to MERNLIRYIWTHTKQEQLIVLTLVLLSMIPYYLALDLPKQIVNGPIQGQGFEAEGATQLFFQTIIDLPYFGSVELFPGMELDRLDSLWALSALFLAFVIIKGIFKLNINTLKGRLGERLLRRIRYQLVDRILRFPPSYFKRAKAGEISSMVKDEVEPMGGFAGDAFVQPALLGGQALTALTFIFVQHFWLGMIAVCMALFQAFIIPKMRMRLIELGRQRQLTARQLAGRVSEIIDGIQTIHAYDTSNYERAGIGGLLATIFKIRYDIYQWKFFVKFLNNFLAQLTPFLFYSIGGYLTIKGGLDVGQLVAVINAYSELPGPLKELIDWDLARQDVQVKYEQVINQFEHDDMLASDMQAINGNADQPLPLPLCAANVTLEDESGAVLLRNATVRIEKGETVAFVGGASSGASPLAQSLSRLLPPVSGRIQAGQVDLYSLPETITGRRISYASNDPYLFVGTLKENLTYGLKHEPVAVHLVSESEQAQKKWEYSEARRTGNPTLDIHSDWVSENSIFRPGSGADTGLAAARVVFDTVQLTGDIVDFALNTIVDLEAYPDIRNTILNLRKDFRQELEARGITDLVAPFEFEGFNDHAMLIENFLFGNVVDPENTMPLIAENSHFGKVMSDTGLDVDFFEMGRTIAANLVELFADLPEDHPFFQNLDHITADDIAALGKILPKVENRAMRQVNRDNTIPFIRLAAIYIEPRYRLGLLTDAMKKKIIAARKRFHAALDPKLLTLMDPYKADSYLTSANLLENILFGKVDISYGDASRQIRNILSDLLGRHQELNFAIMKLGLDFNVGAGGRLLTEAQRIKVGLARAIIRRSDYYILNRPIAGFDPDIQDEIVRDTLALLSESADNPGVIWVLSHERFTKFFQRVSIFEQGTLKEDCALEDYIQKTKSNKS from the coding sequence ATGGAACGAAACCTGATTCGATATATCTGGACGCATACCAAGCAAGAGCAGTTGATTGTTCTGACGCTCGTCCTGTTGTCGATGATCCCCTATTATCTGGCGCTTGATCTGCCCAAGCAGATCGTCAACGGACCAATTCAGGGGCAGGGTTTCGAGGCGGAAGGCGCCACACAGCTCTTTTTCCAGACCATCATCGACCTGCCCTACTTTGGCTCGGTCGAACTGTTTCCCGGCATGGAGCTGGATCGGCTCGATTCCCTTTGGGCGCTGAGCGCGCTGTTTCTCGCCTTTGTCATCATCAAGGGCATTTTCAAGCTCAACATCAATACCTTGAAAGGACGGCTCGGGGAACGCCTGCTGCGCCGCATCCGCTATCAACTGGTCGATCGCATCCTGCGCTTTCCTCCCAGCTATTTCAAACGGGCCAAGGCCGGTGAAATTTCGAGCATGGTCAAGGACGAGGTGGAGCCGATGGGCGGCTTCGCCGGGGATGCCTTCGTCCAGCCCGCCTTGCTTGGTGGGCAGGCGCTGACCGCGCTGACCTTCATTTTCGTTCAGCATTTCTGGCTCGGCATGATTGCCGTATGCATGGCCTTGTTTCAGGCCTTCATCATTCCGAAGATGCGCATGCGGTTGATCGAGTTGGGGCGGCAGCGGCAATTGACCGCCCGTCAGCTGGCCGGTCGGGTGAGCGAAATCATCGATGGCATCCAGACAATCCACGCCTACGACACGTCCAACTATGAGCGTGCCGGGATTGGCGGATTGTTGGCCACGATCTTCAAGATCCGCTACGACATCTATCAATGGAAGTTTTTTGTCAAATTTCTCAATAACTTCCTTGCCCAACTAACGCCGTTCCTGTTCTACAGCATCGGCGGCTATCTGACCATCAAGGGTGGTCTGGATGTGGGGCAGCTGGTCGCCGTGATCAATGCCTATAGCGAGCTGCCCGGACCGCTGAAGGAGCTGATCGACTGGGATTTGGCGCGGCAGGATGTGCAGGTCAAGTATGAGCAGGTGATCAACCAGTTCGAGCATGACGACATGTTGGCGTCTGACATGCAGGCGATCAATGGCAATGCCGACCAACCGCTGCCGTTGCCCCTGTGCGCTGCCAATGTGACGCTGGAGGATGAGTCCGGGGCAGTTTTGTTGCGCAATGCCACCGTCCGCATCGAGAAGGGTGAAACCGTCGCCTTCGTCGGAGGAGCCAGCAGCGGGGCCTCGCCGCTGGCGCAATCCCTCTCGCGCCTGTTGCCGCCTGTGAGCGGGCGCATTCAGGCTGGGCAAGTTGATCTCTACAGCCTACCGGAGACCATCACCGGACGGCGGATCTCCTATGCTTCCAACGATCCCTATCTGTTTGTCGGTACGCTGAAGGAAAATCTGACCTATGGGTTGAAGCATGAACCGGTGGCCGTGCATTTGGTGTCCGAAAGTGAACAGGCACAGAAAAAATGGGAGTATTCAGAAGCCAGGCGGACCGGCAATCCGACGCTCGACATCCATTCGGACTGGGTGTCGGAGAATAGCATCTTCCGGCCCGGATCAGGGGCCGATACCGGTCTGGCGGCTGCGCGCGTGGTGTTCGATACGGTGCAATTGACCGGTGACATTGTTGATTTTGCCCTCAATACCATCGTTGATCTTGAGGCTTATCCGGACATTCGCAACACCATCCTCAACCTGCGCAAGGATTTTCGACAGGAGCTTGAAGCCCGCGGAATCACCGACCTCGTCGCACCATTCGAATTTGAAGGCTTCAATGATCATGCGATGCTGATCGAGAATTTTCTGTTCGGCAATGTGGTCGATCCGGAAAATACCATGCCGCTGATCGCCGAGAATTCCCACTTCGGCAAGGTCATGTCCGATACCGGGCTGGATGTCGACTTTTTCGAAATGGGCCGAACGATCGCCGCCAACCTTGTTGAATTGTTTGCTGATCTACCCGAAGACCATCCGTTCTTTCAGAATCTCGACCATATCACGGCGGATGACATTGCAGCGCTGGGCAAAATCCTGCCCAAGGTGGAAAATCGCGCCATGCGTCAGGTGAACAGGGACAACACCATCCCCTTCATTCGGCTGGCGGCGATCTATATCGAGCCACGCTATCGTCTCGGCCTGTTGACTGATGCGATGAAGAAGAAAATCATCGCAGCCCGCAAGCGCTTCCATGCGGCGCTGGATCCGAAGCTGCTCACCTTGATGGATCCCTACAAGGCAGACAGCTATCTCACTTCGGCCAATCTTCTGGAAAATATCCTGTTTGGCAAAGTGGACATCAGCTATGGCGACGCTTCCCGACAAATCCGCAATATCCTGTCGGATCTGCTCGGGCGCCATCAGGAGTTGAACTTTGCGATTATGAAGCTCGGTCTCGACTTCAATGTCGGCGCTGGTGGCAGGCTTTTGACCGAGGCCCAGCGGATCAAAGTGGGGCTGGCGCGGGCCATCATCCGGCGCTCGGACTATTATATCCTCAACCGTCCCATTGCCGGCTTTGACCCTGATATTCAAGACGAAATTGTCCGTGACACACTGGCGTTGCTCAGTGAATCGGCCGACAATCCCGGTGTAATCTGGGTCCTTTCACATGAGAGGTTTACGAAGTTTTTCCAGCGTGTTAGCATCTTTGAGCAAGGCACGTTAAAAGAAGACTGTGCTCTTGAAGACTACATTCAAAAAACTAAATCTAATAAGAGCTAG
- a CDS encoding glycosyltransferase, which yields MTDKTKIVVLLKGYPRLSETFIAQELLGLERAGLELHLASMRHPTDKKRHPVHDEIKAPVFYLPEYLHHEPLRVLKGLWKAAKTPGFGKAFKRFLSDLPKDVSRNRVRRFGQAAVLTAEWPEGATWLYAHFIHTPASVALYASEMMGIPWSISAHAKDIWTSEDWDLSEKLTRANWTATCTKTGHEHLQSLAEDPSRVHLSYHGLDLDRFKGNPVPLDPRDGSDPANPVVLFSVGRLVEKKGYDTLLEALSLLPKDLNWRFDHAGHGPYKKQLVAQSESLGIADKINWMGAVDQKDVLAGYRASDIFTLASKIAADGDRDGLPNVLVEAASQQKCCVATRVSAIPELFRDDENGLLVDPEQPVALAHALERAITDPALRARLGAQAEKDVRKDFDHKVSVSFLKSLFIGPAKGSAPKA from the coding sequence GTGACCGACAAGACCAAAATCGTCGTACTGCTGAAAGGCTATCCGCGCCTTTCAGAGACCTTCATTGCACAGGAGCTTCTGGGGCTGGAACGCGCGGGACTGGAGCTGCATCTGGCCTCGATGCGCCATCCCACCGACAAGAAACGCCATCCGGTGCATGATGAAATCAAGGCGCCGGTTTTTTATCTGCCTGAATATCTCCATCACGAACCGTTGCGGGTACTCAAAGGACTCTGGAAAGCCGCCAAGACCCCCGGATTTGGCAAGGCCTTCAAACGCTTCCTGAGCGACCTGCCCAAAGACGTGTCCCGCAATCGGGTGCGCCGGTTCGGACAGGCAGCGGTCTTGACAGCGGAATGGCCCGAAGGGGCGACGTGGCTCTATGCCCATTTCATCCACACGCCCGCCTCCGTGGCGCTCTATGCCAGCGAAATGATGGGCATTCCTTGGAGCATATCGGCCCACGCCAAGGATATCTGGACCTCGGAAGACTGGGATCTGTCAGAAAAGCTGACGCGTGCCAACTGGACGGCAACCTGCACCAAGACCGGCCACGAGCATTTGCAATCGCTGGCCGAAGATCCGAGCCGGGTGCATCTGAGCTATCACGGGCTCGATCTGGATCGCTTCAAGGGCAATCCGGTGCCGCTTGACCCAAGGGATGGGTCGGATCCGGCCAATCCGGTGGTGCTGTTCAGTGTCGGGCGTCTTGTTGAGAAGAAGGGCTACGACACGCTGCTTGAGGCCTTGTCGCTGCTGCCCAAAGACCTCAACTGGCGCTTTGATCATGCAGGCCACGGGCCTTACAAGAAACAGCTGGTGGCCCAGAGCGAGTCATTGGGGATTGCCGACAAGATCAACTGGATGGGTGCGGTCGATCAAAAAGACGTGTTGGCAGGCTACCGTGCCTCGGACATTTTCACGCTGGCCAGCAAAATCGCGGCTGACGGCGACCGGGATGGCCTGCCCAATGTGCTGGTGGAAGCCGCCAGCCAGCAGAAATGCTGTGTGGCAACCCGTGTTTCGGCAATCCCGGAGCTGTTCCGTGATGATGAAAATGGCCTTCTGGTTGACCCCGAACAGCCAGTTGCGCTGGCCCATGCTCTGGAACGGGCGATTACCGACCCGGCTTTGCGGGCCCGTCTGGGGGCACAGGCCGAGAAGGATGTGCGCAAGGATTTCGACCATAAGGTCAGTGTGTCCTTCCTCAAATCCCTGTTTATCGGTCCGGCTAAGGGTTCGGCCCCTAAAGCATAA
- a CDS encoding glycosyltransferase family 4 protein, with translation MKISFYAPLKSPNHPTPSGDRLMARMLIEAMQAKGHQVEVISQLRAFTREPDGAGVSALREAAALEFQRLDTLFAKEGNLPDLWFSYHPYYKSPDLLGPTLCRKYAIPYVTLEASHSRRRDAAGWAPLQEFVREAIGQAVSNICITRRDARGLLEANPNVRIDQIKPFLKVDAFREAPPVRGRPAQALATVAMMRPGDKLESYSHLSQALSMLDTEPWQLDIVGDGTERAQVESLFAAFGPERVTFHGQQPPEEVRQILGRSALYLWPGIGEAYGLAYLEAQAMGVPVIAYDVTGVPEVVSDREGGTLVTPQEPVHLAAAIRDLLLDEEKRIRQGEQARAHVLADHSFEKAADRLDAILQEAYAGY, from the coding sequence ATGAAAATTTCTTTCTACGCACCGCTGAAGTCTCCCAATCACCCGACCCCTTCCGGTGACCGTCTGATGGCGCGCATGCTGATCGAGGCGATGCAGGCCAAGGGACATCAGGTCGAGGTGATATCGCAGCTGCGGGCCTTTACCAGAGAGCCTGATGGTGCGGGCGTGAGCGCACTGCGCGAAGCCGCTGCGCTGGAATTCCAGCGGCTAGACACCTTGTTTGCCAAGGAAGGCAATCTACCGGATTTGTGGTTTAGTTATCACCCCTATTACAAATCGCCCGACCTGCTCGGCCCCACGCTCTGTCGCAAATATGCCATTCCCTATGTGACGCTTGAAGCCTCCCATTCCCGGCGGCGCGATGCGGCAGGTTGGGCGCCGTTGCAGGAATTTGTGCGCGAAGCGATTGGTCAGGCCGTCTCCAACATCTGCATCACCCGGCGCGATGCCCGTGGTCTGCTGGAGGCCAACCCCAATGTCCGGATCGATCAGATCAAGCCGTTTTTAAAGGTCGACGCTTTCCGGGAAGCGCCTCCCGTCAGGGGCCGACCGGCACAGGCGCTGGCAACGGTTGCCATGATGCGACCAGGGGACAAGCTTGAAAGCTACAGCCATCTGAGCCAGGCCCTCTCGATGCTTGATACCGAGCCATGGCAGCTTGATATTGTCGGCGATGGAACAGAGCGGGCGCAGGTCGAGAGTCTGTTTGCCGCCTTTGGTCCTGAGCGTGTCACTTTTCACGGCCAGCAACCGCCGGAAGAGGTTCGGCAAATCCTTGGTCGTTCGGCGCTCTATCTTTGGCCGGGCATCGGTGAAGCCTATGGCCTTGCCTATCTGGAAGCACAGGCGATGGGTGTGCCGGTGATCGCCTATGATGTCACCGGAGTGCCCGAGGTGGTCTCTGACCGGGAGGGTGGTACCCTCGTTACCCCGCAGGAGCCCGTGCACCTTGCCGCCGCCATACGCGATTTATTGCTGGATGAGGAAAAGCGGATCCGGCAGGGCGAACAAGCCCGTGCCCATGTCTTAGCGGATCATTCTTTCGAAAAAGCAGCAGATCGGCTTGATGCCATTTTGCAGGAAGCCTATGCGGGCTACTAG
- a CDS encoding glycosyltransferase family protein produces MDKQNGSGRGKKVMFYVQHLLGIGHLARASRISAALIEEGFDVTVVTGGKRVEGFPGKGIKHVALPGIASDNASFSKLIDENGTPVDDAFKAMRAELLIKTYHDIAPDFVLVEAFPFGRRQVRFELLPLMETIQASDNKPIVIGSVRDILQEKIKPSRNEDTVQYIDQYFDHIFVHGDPDFMPFEATFPLFDRIKDKVRYTGIVAAPPPEEPEDTFAVVVSAGGGAVGRDLVTASLEAAKNSPLPGNWCIITGPNLPQVEFEQFRADAPSHVQIERFRTDFASLLKGASLSVSQSGYNTVCDILRAQCGSVLVPYTSGGETEQTRRAEKLEGLGLATYLNSDDLSGPTIVAAMREEMDRMARRPAFKISLDGAKTTAHMLRALA; encoded by the coding sequence ATGGATAAGCAGAATGGGTCCGGTCGCGGCAAAAAAGTGATGTTCTATGTGCAGCATCTGCTGGGAATCGGACATCTGGCGCGGGCCAGCCGGATCTCTGCTGCGCTGATTGAAGAGGGATTCGATGTGACCGTGGTCACCGGCGGCAAGCGCGTCGAAGGGTTCCCCGGCAAGGGCATCAAGCATGTCGCACTGCCCGGCATTGCGTCGGACAATGCAAGCTTTTCAAAACTGATCGATGAGAATGGCACGCCGGTTGATGACGCTTTCAAGGCCATGCGGGCTGAATTGTTGATCAAGACCTATCACGACATCGCACCGGACTTCGTGCTGGTCGAGGCCTTTCCGTTTGGCCGCCGTCAGGTGCGGTTCGAGTTGCTGCCGCTGATGGAGACCATTCAGGCAAGCGACAACAAGCCGATCGTCATCGGCTCGGTGCGCGACATTCTGCAAGAAAAGATCAAGCCGAGCCGCAATGAGGATACGGTTCAGTATATCGATCAGTATTTCGATCATATCTTCGTCCATGGCGACCCCGACTTCATGCCGTTCGAGGCGACCTTCCCGCTGTTTGACCGAATCAAGGACAAGGTGCGCTATACGGGCATCGTCGCGGCGCCACCGCCAGAGGAACCAGAGGACACGTTTGCCGTTGTTGTGTCGGCTGGCGGCGGTGCGGTTGGCCGCGATTTGGTCACGGCAAGCCTTGAAGCCGCCAAAAACAGCCCCCTGCCTGGCAATTGGTGCATCATCACGGGGCCCAATCTGCCGCAAGTTGAGTTTGAGCAATTTCGCGCCGATGCCCCCTCTCATGTTCAGATCGAGCGGTTTCGCACAGATTTTGCCAGCCTATTGAAGGGGGCTTCCCTGTCCGTGTCACAATCGGGTTATAATACGGTCTGCGATATTCTGAGGGCGCAGTGTGGCAGCGTTCTGGTGCCATATACCAGTGGAGGAGAAACCGAACAGACCCGCCGGGCGGAAAAGCTGGAGGGGCTGGGTCTGGCAACTTATCTGAATTCGGATGATCTGAGTGGACCGACGATTGTGGCCGCCATGCGCGAGGAAATGGACAGGATGGCGCGACGCCCTGCCTTCAAGATTTCTCTCGACGGGGCGAAGACCACTGCGCACATGCTCCGCGCACTTGCCTGA
- a CDS encoding polysaccharide deacetylase family protein, with product MPTTPDKRFIEALDTKAGAGRRIRFWLRDDDAVEPSDKLTRFLDGAGQHAIPALLAVIPQETGEALQSCLTSFGADRVRVAVHGWSHQNHAAPGEKKQELGLHRPMKTVLAELEAGLNKLACLYGEQCIPMLVPPWNRIDPALVDPLSAIGYRALSTFHDKKSGWKASHALPFHETHVDIINWKAGSIGRPSDALFNEMTGLIQSSGSDEVIGILTHHLVHDDQATGFLSRLFEITTSHAACHWIDPATLIKS from the coding sequence ATGCCAACAACACCAGATAAGCGATTTATCGAGGCGCTCGACACCAAGGCCGGAGCGGGCCGCCGCATCCGGTTTTGGCTCCGAGACGATGATGCGGTGGAGCCAAGCGACAAGCTTACCCGGTTTCTTGACGGTGCAGGACAGCACGCCATTCCCGCCTTGCTGGCGGTCATTCCCCAGGAAACCGGAGAGGCGCTGCAGTCCTGTCTGACCTCCTTCGGGGCGGATCGTGTCCGTGTGGCCGTGCATGGCTGGTCGCATCAGAATCATGCGGCACCCGGCGAGAAAAAGCAGGAGCTGGGGCTTCACCGTCCCATGAAAACGGTTCTGGCGGAGCTTGAGGCAGGCTTGAACAAACTGGCTTGTCTTTATGGCGAACAATGCATCCCAATGCTGGTGCCGCCATGGAACCGGATCGACCCGGCGTTGGTCGATCCTCTAAGCGCGATCGGCTATCGGGCACTGTCTACCTTTCACGACAAAAAGTCTGGCTGGAAGGCATCGCATGCCCTGCCTTTTCACGAGACCCATGTCGATATCATCAACTGGAAGGCAGGCAGCATTGGTCGTCCATCCGATGCGCTATTCAACGAGATGACTGGTCTGATTCAATCCAGTGGTTCCGATGAGGTTATCGGTATTCTGACCCATCATCTGGTTCATGACGATCAGGCAACGGGCTTTCTGTCACGGCTATTCGAGATCACGACATCCCATGCGGCCTGCCATTGGATCGACCCGGCCACTCTGATCAAGTCCTGA